A genomic region of Streptomyces sp. R33 contains the following coding sequences:
- the ppk2 gene encoding polyphosphate kinase 2 — translation MNEEQRGSQPEEVLLAGLSVDATRPEQPVLLDGSGAPIRTWLENYPYDRKVRRAEYERTKRILQIELLKLQRWVKDTGARVVVICEGRDAAGKGGTIQRFTERLNPRGARIVALDKPTEREAGQWYFQRYIAHLPDRGEIVFFDRSWYNRAGVEKVMGFCTEAEYQRFLRQCPAFEAMLVEDGILLIKFWFSVSRAEQRTRFAIRQVDPVRQWKLSSTDVASLDRWDAYTTAKIEMFRATDTVHAPWTVVKSNDKRRGRLEAMRSLLWRLDYASKDEAAVGRPDPLIVGAADTLLETGEEPADLSPTPLGGPPTGPGLHPGTRMPHAGMRAADRHADRQGWTRDSD, via the coding sequence ATGAACGAGGAACAGCGCGGCTCGCAGCCCGAGGAGGTGCTGCTCGCTGGTCTGAGCGTGGACGCGACCCGGCCGGAGCAGCCGGTGTTGCTGGACGGATCCGGAGCGCCGATCCGGACCTGGCTCGAGAACTACCCCTACGACCGGAAAGTCCGGCGGGCGGAGTACGAACGGACGAAGCGGATACTGCAGATCGAACTGCTGAAGCTGCAGCGCTGGGTCAAGGACACCGGGGCCCGCGTGGTGGTGATCTGCGAGGGCAGGGACGCGGCGGGCAAAGGCGGCACCATCCAGCGGTTCACGGAACGGCTCAACCCCCGTGGCGCACGCATCGTGGCCCTGGACAAGCCGACCGAGCGGGAAGCCGGCCAGTGGTACTTCCAGCGCTACATCGCGCACCTGCCCGATCGCGGGGAGATCGTCTTCTTCGACCGTTCCTGGTACAACCGCGCCGGCGTGGAGAAGGTCATGGGGTTCTGCACCGAGGCCGAGTACCAGCGCTTCCTCCGCCAGTGTCCGGCCTTCGAAGCGATGCTCGTCGAGGACGGCATCCTGCTGATCAAGTTCTGGTTCTCGGTCTCCCGCGCCGAACAGCGCACGCGCTTCGCGATCCGCCAGGTCGACCCCGTACGCCAGTGGAAGCTCTCGTCCACCGATGTGGCGTCCCTGGACCGTTGGGACGCCTACACCACCGCCAAGATCGAGATGTTCCGCGCCACCGACACCGTCCATGCACCCTGGACCGTGGTCAAGAGCAACGACAAGCGGCGCGGGCGGCTGGAGGCCATGCGCAGCCTGCTGTGGCGCCTGGACTACGCCAGCAAGGACGAGGCGGCCGTCGGCCGGCCCGACCCCCTGATCGTCGGCGCCGCCGACACCCTCCTCGAAACGGGCGAGGAACCCGCAGACCTCTCCCCCACACCCCTGGGAGGGCCGCCCACCGGCCCCGGGCTCCACCCGGGCACGCGGATGCCCCACGCCGGGATGCGTGCGGCTGATCGCCATGCGGACCGGCAAGGGTGGACTCGGGATTCCGACTGA
- a CDS encoding iron-containing redox enzyme family protein, protein MTPPRPGPTTAVRPRLAEGRGELSDAVLRALRSGVPPQYTPGAVLKAAPWGEDLQLALYLLYEPHYRGFDGVDDAREWDPDLLRLRQALEARFLHALRSELSHAPRSVEEAFAPLLVEPLDLSGSLSHHLETAGELWQLREYAALRSLYHLKEADPHAWVIPRLTGRAKAAMVAIEYDEFGAGHADRIHAQLFADLMADLGLDPTYGRYLDHAPAPLLATVNLMSLFGLHRALRGALVGHFACVEVTSSPGSRRLAKAMRRCGAGAAAEHFYAEHVEADAVHEQVVRHEVIGGLLADEPDLECDIAFGCAATVLLEDRLAHHIRAAWDRGDSALRTPLPRE, encoded by the coding sequence ATGACACCGCCCCGCCCGGGCCCGACGACCGCCGTCCGCCCCCGCCTGGCCGAGGGACGGGGCGAGCTGTCCGATGCCGTGCTGCGGGCCCTGCGGTCCGGCGTGCCTCCGCAATACACCCCCGGGGCCGTCCTGAAGGCCGCCCCATGGGGCGAAGACCTCCAGCTCGCCCTCTACCTCCTCTACGAACCGCACTACCGGGGCTTCGACGGGGTGGACGACGCACGCGAATGGGACCCGGACCTGCTGCGGCTGCGTCAAGCGCTGGAAGCCCGCTTCCTGCACGCCCTGCGCTCCGAGCTGTCCCACGCTCCCCGATCGGTGGAGGAGGCCTTCGCCCCCTTGCTCGTCGAGCCCCTCGACCTCTCCGGCAGCCTCAGCCACCACCTCGAAACAGCCGGCGAACTCTGGCAGCTGCGCGAGTACGCGGCCCTGCGGTCCCTTTACCACCTCAAGGAGGCGGACCCGCACGCCTGGGTGATCCCCCGGCTCACCGGCAGGGCCAAGGCGGCCATGGTCGCCATCGAGTACGACGAGTTCGGCGCAGGCCACGCCGACCGGATCCACGCGCAGCTCTTCGCGGACCTGATGGCCGACCTCGGACTGGACCCGACGTACGGCCGCTACCTGGACCACGCCCCGGCGCCCCTGCTCGCGACCGTGAACCTGATGTCCCTGTTCGGACTCCACCGGGCCCTGCGGGGCGCCCTCGTCGGCCACTTCGCGTGCGTCGAGGTCACCTCCTCGCCGGGGTCGAGGCGCCTGGCCAAGGCCATGCGGCGATGCGGGGCCGGAGCGGCGGCCGAGCACTTCTACGCCGAGCACGTCGAAGCCGACGCCGTCCACGAACAGGTCGTACGCCATGAGGTCATCGGCGGGCTCCTCGCCGACGAGCCGGACCTGGAGTGCGACATCGCCTTCGGATGCGCGGCGACGGTCTTGCTGGAGGACCGCCTCGCACACCACATCCGTGCGGCCTGGGACCGGGGGGACAGCGCACTGCGTACGCCGCTGCCCCGAGAGTGA
- a CDS encoding STAS domain-containing protein — protein MINVDVQYCGSSVLVSADGELNEDAGEVLQHTLDHVTADERDLLLDLHGVPAMDADGLFHLLNLHRRAERLGLRVLVTGWQPQPQQRMAEVAGIPGARAATGERYALASFRRLLEERAQRARDQADFASGWLPRA, from the coding sequence TTGATCAACGTAGACGTCCAGTACTGCGGCAGCTCGGTCTTGGTCAGTGCCGACGGGGAACTCAATGAGGACGCGGGCGAGGTACTCCAGCACACGCTCGACCACGTCACCGCCGACGAGCGCGACCTGCTGCTGGACCTGCACGGAGTCCCGGCCATGGACGCCGACGGCCTCTTCCACCTCTTGAACCTGCACCGGCGCGCCGAGCGCCTGGGCCTGAGGGTCCTGGTCACCGGCTGGCAGCCCCAGCCCCAGCAGCGCATGGCCGAGGTGGCCGGCATCCCGGGGGCCCGCGCGGCCACCGGAGAACGGTACGCGCTCGCCAGCTTCCGCCGGCTCCTCGAGGAGCGGGCGCAGCGCGCACGAGACCAAGCCGACTTCGCCTCCGGCTGGCTGCCCCGGGCCTAG
- a CDS encoding putative immunity protein: MTGEASEIVLSKQDLREITAFAAASAQVALEIFEADQPDDSRPRDAVDAAWEFARGGERGKSLRDTASAALKAAKGTDTAAAREAAWAAMSAAGAAYLHPLAKATQVKHILGAAAYAARAAELVAGDDRSVGAEHLERAVHRATPIVVDVLKRFPAAPDGGGRVGELIRVLDADLRSLTFVE; encoded by the coding sequence ATGACAGGAGAAGCGAGCGAGATCGTTCTGAGCAAGCAGGACCTTCGTGAGATCACCGCTTTCGCCGCGGCGTCCGCGCAGGTGGCGCTCGAGATATTCGAGGCCGATCAGCCAGACGACTCGCGGCCTCGAGACGCTGTCGATGCCGCGTGGGAATTCGCTCGGGGTGGCGAGCGCGGCAAGTCCCTACGCGACACGGCGTCGGCGGCCCTCAAAGCAGCCAAGGGTACGGACACAGCAGCTGCGCGCGAGGCAGCGTGGGCAGCAATGTCCGCGGCAGGCGCTGCGTACCTGCATCCGCTGGCCAAGGCCACCCAGGTCAAGCACATCCTCGGTGCCGCCGCTTACGCCGCCAGAGCGGCCGAACTGGTCGCTGGTGACGATCGGAGCGTTGGTGCCGAACACCTTGAGCGAGCGGTGCATCGCGCGACTCCGATCGTCGTCGACGTGCTCAAACGCTTCCCTGCGGCACCAGATGGGGGCGGACGGGTCGGTGAGTTGATTCGCGTGCTGGATGCTGATCTTCGCTCACTCACCTTCGTCGAGTGA
- a CDS encoding RICIN domain-containing protein, translating to MVDPPRGAGLPGASTEVVDLNQFGCGNHPDHYWRIEPWGRGPAGPLYRVANDNSGLCVAVPAANKAAGVTVNQFPCGEDPDHLWRVAPEAARDASGRALYLVVNDNSGLCLSVARAGTEQTAPVVQSPCAGRPEQQWRLTPR from the coding sequence ATGGTTGACCCGCCCAGGGGTGCCGGGCTTCCCGGCGCGAGCACCGAGGTCGTCGACCTGAACCAGTTCGGCTGCGGGAACCACCCCGACCACTACTGGCGGATCGAGCCCTGGGGCCGGGGCCCCGCCGGGCCGCTCTACCGCGTGGCCAACGACAACAGCGGACTGTGCGTGGCCGTACCCGCTGCGAACAAGGCCGCCGGTGTCACCGTCAACCAGTTCCCCTGCGGGGAGGACCCAGATCACCTTTGGCGCGTCGCGCCGGAGGCGGCCCGGGACGCCTCGGGCCGCGCGCTGTACCTCGTCGTCAACGACAACAGCGGGCTGTGCCTGAGCGTCGCCCGCGCGGGCACGGAGCAGACGGCGCCGGTGGTCCAGTCGCCGTGCGCAGGCCGGCCCGAGCAGCAGTGGCGCCTCACGCCCCGCTGA
- a CDS encoding isoamylase early set domain-containing protein, with amino-acid sequence MPAPTPDDPRLETTVLERKQLKGRTQVTFVLPEDNPEGPVSVVGDFNHWNPAAHPLEPRGDGTRTARVALPTHSTHSFRYLAAGDYWFNDEQADSDDGTNSHIHT; translated from the coding sequence ATGCCCGCACCCACCCCCGACGACCCACGGCTGGAGACCACCGTGCTGGAACGCAAGCAGCTCAAAGGCCGAACCCAAGTCACCTTCGTCCTGCCGGAAGACAACCCAGAGGGGCCGGTCAGCGTCGTCGGGGACTTCAACCACTGGAATCCCGCCGCCCACCCGCTCGAACCCCGGGGCGACGGCACCCGCACCGCCCGAGTCGCCCTGCCCACCCACAGCACGCACTCCTTCCGCTACCTCGCGGCCGGCGACTACTGGTTCAACGACGAACAAGCCGACAGCGACGACGGCACCAACAGCCACATCCACACCTGA
- a CDS encoding cytochrome P450 — translation MSPLKTPLAPWTDSTLPLLARGYAWLPDRMRAARGGPVRTRLLGRPAIALRGPAAIGFFYDERHIRRASALPDPVLDTLFGQGAVHTLDGDAHRARKAMFLALLKDGAGVAALAEHVALHWSEAVTDWDGGRRVVLFDETARILARSVCTWTGLGLSDGDTRQMAEDCTAMVDGFATLGARHWRARAARARQEEALAALVRAAREGEEPAGDSGTAFETVTWHRDADGRLLDPHTAAVELLNIIRPTVAIAWFAAFAAHALHRWPAHRELLRKDTEGQYARAFAHEVRRFYPFAPFVGGLAATDLTWQGEAIAKDTLVLLDLYGHNHDPERWDAPYRFDPQRFAGREPGADELIPQGGGDPARGHRCPGEDITVAVLATFAAELAALDFDVPEQDLSIPLSRVPTRPRSGFVLTAARSGVLG, via the coding sequence ATGTCCCCCCTCAAGACGCCCCTCGCCCCCTGGACCGACAGCACCCTGCCTCTCCTGGCCCGCGGCTACGCCTGGCTGCCCGACCGGATGCGTGCCGCCCGCGGCGGGCCGGTCCGGACCAGGCTGCTCGGCCGGCCGGCGATCGCGCTGCGCGGGCCGGCGGCCATCGGCTTCTTCTACGACGAGCGGCACATCCGGCGGGCCTCCGCCCTTCCCGACCCCGTGCTCGACACACTCTTCGGGCAAGGTGCCGTGCACACCCTGGACGGCGATGCCCACCGCGCCCGCAAGGCGATGTTCCTCGCGCTCCTCAAGGACGGAGCGGGAGTGGCCGCGCTGGCCGAGCACGTGGCCCTTCACTGGTCCGAGGCGGTCACCGACTGGGACGGTGGCCGACGCGTCGTGCTGTTCGACGAGACCGCGCGCATCCTGGCCCGCTCCGTCTGTACGTGGACGGGCCTCGGGCTCTCCGACGGGGACACCCGGCAGATGGCCGAGGACTGCACGGCCATGGTCGACGGCTTCGCCACCCTCGGAGCCCGGCACTGGCGCGCCCGCGCCGCCCGCGCACGCCAGGAGGAGGCCCTCGCCGCCCTGGTCCGCGCCGCCCGCGAGGGCGAGGAGCCGGCGGGCGACAGCGGCACCGCGTTCGAGACCGTGACCTGGCACCGTGACGCCGACGGCCGGCTGCTCGACCCGCACACGGCAGCCGTCGAACTGCTCAACATCATCCGGCCCACCGTCGCCATCGCCTGGTTCGCCGCCTTCGCCGCGCACGCCCTGCACCGCTGGCCGGCTCACCGGGAGCTGCTCCGCAAGGACACCGAAGGGCAGTACGCGCGCGCGTTCGCCCACGAGGTGCGGCGCTTCTATCCCTTCGCCCCGTTCGTCGGCGGCCTGGCCGCGACCGACCTGACCTGGCAGGGCGAGGCCATCGCGAAGGACACCCTGGTCCTGCTCGACCTGTACGGGCACAACCACGACCCCGAACGGTGGGACGCCCCGTACCGCTTCGACCCGCAGCGCTTCGCCGGACGAGAACCCGGTGCCGACGAGCTCATCCCGCAAGGCGGCGGGGACCCCGCTCGAGGTCACCGCTGCCCCGGCGAGGACATCACCGTCGCCGTGCTGGCCACGTTCGCAGCGGAACTCGCCGCACTCGACTTCGACGTCCCCGAACAGGACCTGTCGATTCCACTGTCCCGGGTCCCCACCCGCCCGCGCAGCGGATTCGTCCTCACCGCAGCCCGCTCCGGTGTATTGGGTTAG
- a CDS encoding DUF6480 family protein produces the protein MSASHPASGPEPRLWTPPGARGSRAGVPPGETPPGESSTGSGAGPYRPLSRGWAMAPLLAICFVALVVALFFLTYAITLMT, from the coding sequence ATGTCCGCATCGCACCCGGCTTCCGGGCCTGAACCGCGTCTGTGGACCCCGCCCGGTGCCCGAGGGAGCAGGGCCGGCGTCCCGCCGGGCGAGACCCCGCCCGGGGAGTCGAGCACCGGCTCGGGGGCAGGTCCGTACAGGCCCCTCTCACGCGGCTGGGCCATGGCGCCCCTCCTGGCGATCTGCTTTGTGGCCCTGGTGGTCGCCCTGTTCTTCCTCACGTACGCCATCACCCTGATGACCTGA
- a CDS encoding PRC-barrel domain-containing protein — MTENVWGYRETSGRLQGVDLTGFKVEAVDGGIGKVDKHSDEAGSAYIVVDTGPWIFGKEVLLPAGTVSRIDVDDETIYVDRTKEQIKNAPEFHRDKHLQDEAYRAEVGTYYGIGGPFGGRLI; from the coding sequence ATGACGGAGAACGTGTGGGGCTACCGCGAGACCTCGGGCCGTCTGCAGGGCGTCGACCTGACGGGATTCAAGGTCGAGGCCGTCGACGGCGGTATCGGCAAGGTGGACAAGCACTCCGACGAGGCCGGCTCCGCGTACATCGTGGTGGACACCGGTCCGTGGATCTTCGGCAAGGAGGTCCTCCTCCCGGCCGGCACCGTATCCCGCATCGACGTGGACGACGAGACGATCTACGTCGACCGGACGAAGGAACAGATCAAGAACGCGCCCGAGTTCCACCGCGACAAGCACCTGCAGGACGAGGCCTACCGCGCGGAAGTCGGCACGTACTACGGCATCGGCGGGCCGTTCGGTGGCCGCCTCATCTGA
- a CDS encoding protealysin inhibitor emfourin — MLITVTRTGGFAGRERTASLDTEYRSDGAELEQLAERALSGECPADREPVPDGFSYVVHVDGKLVELRDPYLTEEQRQLIATVLGEGA; from the coding sequence ATGCTGATCACCGTCACCCGTACCGGCGGGTTCGCGGGCAGGGAACGGACCGCTTCCCTCGACACGGAGTACCGGAGCGACGGCGCCGAGCTGGAGCAGCTGGCCGAGCGAGCCCTGAGCGGTGAGTGCCCCGCGGACCGGGAGCCCGTGCCGGACGGGTTCAGCTACGTCGTCCACGTCGACGGCAAGCTGGTGGAGTTACGGGATCCGTACCTCACCGAGGAACAGCGGCAGCTGATCGCCACCGTTCTGGGCGAAGGCGCCTGA
- a CDS encoding DUF4235 domain-containing protein, whose product MKASKVAYKPVGLALGAGAGLLAGAIFKEVWKLAGHEDDAPNATDEDRQWREILIAAAIQGAIFALVKAAVQRSGAVAVRRVSGTWPA is encoded by the coding sequence ATGAAGGCATCGAAAGTCGCCTACAAGCCGGTCGGGTTGGCTCTCGGAGCCGGCGCCGGCCTGCTGGCCGGGGCGATCTTCAAAGAGGTCTGGAAACTCGCCGGGCACGAGGACGACGCCCCGAACGCCACGGACGAGGATCGGCAGTGGCGCGAGATACTGATCGCCGCCGCAATTCAGGGCGCGATCTTCGCTCTGGTCAAGGCAGCCGTCCAGAGGTCCGGGGCCGTTGCCGTACGGCGCGTCTCGGGCACCTGGCCGGCCTGA
- a CDS encoding SMI1/KNR4 family protein encodes MALEAAVPGLADLRRVEPARIDWVVVETALETALPPDFKLLAEQYPLLQFGDYMSFHTPQPGTEEAWARALAEEREDAADLLDVDELSDLLAVYPEPGGLLIWGSSIDGDTFLWTTAGSGSEEWQVTVASHNGDWWHYTAGAVQFTADLISGAVEPWGLPRVRPEVITIGGEA; translated from the coding sequence TTGGCGCTCGAGGCAGCGGTGCCGGGGCTGGCGGATCTACGGCGGGTCGAGCCGGCCCGCATCGACTGGGTGGTAGTCGAGACCGCCCTCGAAACGGCGCTGCCGCCGGACTTCAAGTTGCTCGCGGAGCAGTATCCGCTCCTGCAATTCGGCGACTACATGTCGTTTCACACCCCGCAGCCCGGAACGGAAGAGGCATGGGCCCGGGCCCTGGCCGAAGAGCGGGAGGACGCGGCTGACCTCCTTGACGTGGACGAGCTCAGCGACCTGCTCGCTGTCTACCCGGAGCCCGGCGGCCTGCTGATCTGGGGTAGCTCGATCGATGGCGACACGTTCTTGTGGACCACCGCGGGAAGCGGCTCCGAAGAGTGGCAGGTCACCGTCGCCTCCCACAACGGAGACTGGTGGCACTACACCGCGGGCGCGGTCCAGTTCACCGCCGATCTGATCTCCGGAGCCGTTGAACCCTGGGGCCTTCCCCGTGTACGCCCCGAGGTCATCACCATCGGCGGCGAAGCGTAG
- a CDS encoding HemK2/MTQ2 family protein methyltransferase — protein sequence MTSTAFTPGEALSTALIALPGVYRPQADTLLLAEALTREDLGPRKDVLEIGTGTGALALHAAGRGARVTAVDVAWPAIVTARLNALRRRVPLRVLHGDFAARTAGCRYDLVVANPPYVPAPSARLPSRGPERAWDAGPDGRGVIDRICARAPALLRPGGVLLMVHSGMCGAQETIDRLAAARLAAEVTARASVPWGPVLRSRRAWLEQQGLAAGTDEQEELVIIRAWYP from the coding sequence TTGACCAGCACGGCTTTCACCCCGGGGGAGGCACTCTCCACGGCTCTCATCGCCCTGCCGGGTGTCTACCGGCCCCAGGCGGACACCCTGCTCCTCGCCGAGGCACTGACCCGAGAGGACCTCGGGCCCCGCAAAGACGTACTGGAGATCGGTACGGGCACCGGGGCACTGGCCCTGCACGCGGCCGGCAGGGGAGCCAGGGTCACGGCGGTCGACGTCGCCTGGCCCGCCATCGTGACGGCTCGCCTGAACGCGCTGCGCAGACGGGTTCCTCTGCGCGTCCTGCACGGCGACTTCGCGGCCCGCACCGCAGGGTGTCGCTACGACCTGGTCGTGGCCAATCCGCCGTACGTCCCCGCCCCGAGTGCCCGGCTGCCCTCGCGGGGGCCGGAGAGAGCCTGGGACGCAGGTCCCGACGGGCGCGGGGTCATCGACCGGATCTGCGCGCGGGCCCCGGCACTGCTGCGCCCCGGCGGCGTCCTGCTCATGGTGCACTCCGGGATGTGCGGGGCTCAGGAGACCATCGACCGCCTGGCCGCGGCGCGGCTGGCCGCGGAGGTCACCGCCAGGGCCTCCGTGCCCTGGGGGCCCGTCCTGCGGTCGCGGCGGGCCTGGCTGGAGCAGCAGGGCCTGGCGGCCGGCACCGACGAACAGGAGGAGCTGGTGATCATCCGTGCCTGGTACCCCTGA
- a CDS encoding DUF5133 domain-containing protein, with protein MLMAHPAVLARLVEEYEVVSQQQAGGRREPLRQRLEDVVYTLCVSTGTRDIEAALASARKRMGTAWLTVADGPEVVA; from the coding sequence GTGCTGATGGCTCACCCTGCAGTGCTGGCGCGTCTGGTGGAGGAGTACGAGGTGGTGTCGCAGCAGCAGGCCGGAGGCCGTCGGGAACCGCTGCGGCAGCGGTTGGAGGACGTGGTCTACACGCTGTGCGTGTCGACCGGGACACGCGACATCGAGGCCGCGCTGGCCTCGGCCCGGAAACGGATGGGCACCGCCTGGCTCACTGTCGCGGACGGCCCGGAGGTGGTGGCCTGA
- a CDS encoding ABC transporter ATP-binding protein translates to MTAPLTAPPTGTRPAAIHGAGLRLGYGDRIVADELDLSIPAGRVTALVGPNACGKSTALRALARLLKPAGGTVLLDGEDIASLSSRDFALRLALLPQTPSAPDGITVRDLVARGRTPHQRWWRQWSSADEAAVDAALTATGASDLAERSIDELSGGQRQRVWIAMALAQDTSVLLLDEPTTYLDLAHQVDVLELVADLNRSEGRTVVMVLHELNLACRYADHLIAMREGRVMAAGTPSEIVTPELVYEVFGLRAAVIECPVAGTPLVIPEGGRRT, encoded by the coding sequence ATGACCGCCCCGCTGACCGCCCCACCGACCGGCACCCGCCCGGCCGCGATCCACGGTGCCGGCCTCCGCCTGGGATACGGCGACCGGATCGTCGCCGACGAGCTCGACCTGTCCATCCCGGCGGGTCGGGTCACCGCCCTGGTCGGCCCGAACGCCTGCGGGAAGTCCACCGCCCTGCGCGCCCTGGCCCGCCTCCTCAAGCCGGCCGGGGGAACCGTCCTGCTGGACGGCGAGGACATCGCCTCCCTGTCCTCCCGGGACTTCGCCCTGCGCCTGGCCCTGCTGCCGCAGACCCCCAGCGCGCCGGACGGCATCACCGTGCGGGACCTGGTCGCCCGCGGCCGCACCCCGCACCAGCGCTGGTGGCGCCAGTGGTCCTCGGCGGACGAGGCCGCCGTCGACGCCGCCCTGACCGCCACCGGCGCGTCCGACCTGGCGGAGCGCTCCATCGACGAGCTCTCCGGCGGCCAGCGCCAGCGCGTCTGGATCGCCATGGCCCTGGCCCAGGACACCTCGGTCCTCCTCCTCGACGAACCGACCACCTACCTGGACCTGGCCCACCAGGTCGACGTCCTGGAACTGGTGGCGGACCTGAACCGCTCCGAGGGCCGCACCGTCGTCATGGTGCTGCACGAGCTGAACCTCGCCTGCCGCTACGCCGACCACCTGATCGCGATGCGCGAGGGCCGGGTCATGGCCGCCGGGACACCCTCCGAGATCGTCACCCCGGAACTGGTGTACGAGGTCTTCGGCCTGCGCGCGGCCGTCATCGAATGCCCGGTCGCCGGCACTCCTCTGGTCATTCCCGAAGGAGGGCGCAGGACTTGA
- a CDS encoding cyclopropane-fatty-acyl-phospholipid synthase family protein yields MTALNDLVRPDRYPRSSLYDPAWLVRLDMGPNPLWLLEDLARDLDLRPGMRVLDLGSGKGATSVFLAREFGVDVVAADWWIPAEDAAAVFAEAGVAGRVSAVRAEAHALPFEPESFDAIVSIDAFEYFGTADGYLPYLTRFLHPGGQLGIATPAMTREVRDLGAIPPHIKRVVGWEAIAWHTAQWWRFQWEITELVDVTSARLQEDAWRDWLLWARACAELQPDGERTNRLVIDMLVEDGGEHLSFALVTARKR; encoded by the coding sequence GTGACTGCTCTGAATGACCTTGTGCGTCCCGACCGTTACCCGCGTTCATCCCTTTACGACCCGGCCTGGCTCGTCCGCCTCGACATGGGCCCGAACCCGTTGTGGCTGCTGGAGGACCTGGCCCGGGACCTCGATCTGCGCCCCGGGATGCGGGTCCTCGACCTCGGCTCCGGCAAGGGCGCCACGTCCGTCTTCCTCGCCCGGGAGTTCGGCGTGGATGTCGTCGCCGCCGACTGGTGGATACCCGCGGAGGACGCGGCCGCCGTCTTCGCCGAGGCGGGCGTGGCCGGCCGAGTGTCCGCGGTGCGGGCGGAGGCGCACGCCCTGCCGTTCGAGCCGGAGAGCTTCGACGCGATCGTGAGCATCGACGCGTTCGAGTACTTCGGCACCGCCGACGGATACCTGCCCTACCTGACCCGCTTCCTCCACCCCGGCGGCCAGCTGGGTATTGCGACCCCCGCCATGACCCGTGAGGTCCGCGACCTCGGCGCGATCCCGCCCCACATCAAGCGCGTGGTCGGCTGGGAGGCGATCGCCTGGCACACGGCGCAATGGTGGCGCTTCCAGTGGGAGATCACCGAACTGGTGGACGTCACCTCCGCGCGGCTCCAGGAGGACGCCTGGCGGGACTGGCTGCTGTGGGCGCGGGCGTGCGCCGAACTCCAGCCGGACGGCGAGAGGACCAATCGGCTGGTGATCGACATGCTCGTCGAGGACGGCGGGGAACACCTCTCCTTCGCCCTGGTGACCGCCCGCAAGCGGTGA
- a CDS encoding CDGSH iron-sulfur domain-containing protein: MPGTPDTTPGRAAVPATAPAPAPARRVSAEPQGPVLIEGPVEIVLDDGTLVRSDRFMVAVCTCRRSRAYPWCDTSHRRRERAAAPPEDRNPS, encoded by the coding sequence GTGCCTGGTACCCCTGACACCACACCGGGCCGGGCCGCCGTGCCGGCGACCGCGCCCGCGCCCGCGCCCGCGCGCAGGGTTTCCGCGGAGCCGCAGGGTCCGGTCCTGATCGAAGGTCCGGTGGAGATCGTCCTCGACGACGGCACGCTCGTCCGGTCCGACCGGTTCATGGTCGCCGTCTGCACCTGCCGACGAAGCCGCGCCTACCCCTGGTGCGACACCAGCCACCGGCGACGCGAGCGAGCCGCTGCCCCTCCCGAAGACAGGAACCCGTCATGA